The DNA sequence CGCATGGGTATGGTCCACAAATTTGTAGGGAATCAGCGCATGCAGTATCGCTTCCACCGAAGGATTCGGCGCAGATTTATCCGTCATCGCCTCTCGTTGCAGGTGTACCATTTCACTGTCACTCAAATGCTCACGTTTTGCCATTTCTAAAAGTACATCCAGTTTCACAGGTGCAAAACCTTCTGCTTCTATGCTTGCCAAGTCCCAGCCACTTCCCTTTACATGTAAGACATCTTCGCCGTTTATTTTGCTTTTGAGTGAGGTATTGCCGCCTCCGTGCAGTACCAGTTCATCATTTTGTCCCAACAGGTTTGAGCTGTATACCCTCAAATCCAAATCACTTTTACATGCAGCCGCTTTTTTTTCATTCCATAAATTGTCCATGATTTAGCCCAACACTTCTAATTCATCTGTGTATTTGTCTTCACAGTATGGCTCGTATGAAGATTTATATACTTTATAATGGGCAGAGGCTTTATGCCCGTTCAGTGCAGCTTCATTTTCCCAGGTCTCAACTGCCATAAATCTTTTTTTATCGTTTTTGTATTGAAATATTTCATAAAAAATACAGCCTTTTTCTGCCTTGCTCGGTGCTACCATTGCAGACAGCAGTTCTTTCATTTTTTCTTCACAGCCCTCTTTTGCTATGAATGTTACGCTTTTTGTAATTGTCATTTTATTTTCCCTTTTTATTTTTACTGCCGCTCTCAGCCCACCCTAAAGGATGGGTTCCATTAAGTTAAGCGGCTTTTTCGGAACCCGTACTTCAGTGCGGGCTTTGTGTCTTTCAAAACTAAGGCCTAGATTCCGAAAGAATATCGAACTTTTTTTCTTAACCTAACGGCATTGACCCTCCAAAAATAGGTTCCATTGTCGACTATTTTTGCTTTTTTAAATTTTAAAGATAAATTATAGCAAAAATTCAATATAATCAATTATGAATTTACTTTTAGAAATAGAAAATGTATTAGAAAAAAAAGGCTCAGACTTTGAGCTGTCCAAACTTTTTAAACAATACATAAAAGAGTATAAAGAATCGCTTCCCGAACTTTTTACAAAAAACCAGGGCAAAGACTTCCTTGTCCGCCACACAAAAAAACTCGACTCCATCATCGAACTGATGTATAAAACTGTCCTGCGTCGAGCCTTTGGCAACTACCTGCCTATGCGCAGTTCCATACCCATAGCCATTATAGCCCTTGGAAGTTATGGCAGAGAACAGCTCTGTGTACACAGTGATATTGACCTGCTCATCGTTTACCAGGATGTTGAAGGGTACAACTCTGAACTCATTATCGAAAAACTGTTTTATCTTGCCCTTGATGCAGGGATGAAACTCGGACACAGAGTCCACGAGGTTGACGACCTCTTTAAAGCAAGCATACAGGATATAACCATTAAAACCTCTTTAATGGAATCCAGGTTTATCACAGGATCTCCCTTTACCTGGCATGCAACGCAGAGAGAACTTGGCAGAATTCGTCTGCATGAACAAAAAGAGTTTCTCCTTGCCAAAATAGAAGAAGCACAAAAAAGAAGAAAAA is a window from the Sulfurimonas hydrogeniphila genome containing:
- a CDS encoding putative quinol monooxygenase, coding for MTITKSVTFIAKEGCEEKMKELLSAMVAPSKAEKGCIFYEIFQYKNDKKRFMAVETWENEAALNGHKASAHYKVYKSSYEPYCEDKYTDELEVLG